A single Pseudomonadota bacterium DNA region contains:
- the rlmB gene encoding 23S rRNA (guanosine(2251)-2'-O)-methyltransferase RlmB — MKRVIAGPNAVTEAIRGAPRDVAAIYLADGLARATAERLLKLADDAGILCSALPREALDALAKGLTHQGVIALAGAFPYVDLEAVLGEGRRTAEPLLVVLDQIQDPGNLGAIVRSAHALGAIGVILTRDRSAAMTPAAIRASAGASELIRVARVGNLAQCLERLRDSGYLSAGAAADAEAPIDGIDWRGPTALVLGGEGRGLRRLTRERCDRLFRIPLAAPFDSLNVSVAAAIALYEIGRARRG, encoded by the coding sequence ATGAAACGCGTCATCGCAGGGCCGAACGCCGTCACCGAGGCGATCCGAGGGGCCCCGCGCGACGTCGCGGCGATCTACCTCGCGGACGGCCTCGCCCGCGCGACCGCCGAGCGCCTTCTGAAGCTCGCCGACGACGCCGGCATCCTTTGCTCCGCCCTGCCGCGCGAGGCGCTCGACGCCCTCGCGAAGGGGCTGACGCACCAGGGCGTGATCGCGCTCGCCGGCGCCTTTCCGTATGTCGATCTCGAGGCGGTTCTCGGCGAGGGGCGTCGCACCGCCGAACCGCTGCTCGTCGTGCTCGACCAGATCCAGGATCCGGGGAACCTCGGCGCGATCGTCCGATCCGCGCACGCTCTCGGTGCGATCGGCGTGATCCTCACGCGGGATCGATCCGCGGCCATGACCCCCGCCGCTATCCGCGCGTCGGCCGGAGCGAGCGAGCTCATCCGCGTCGCCCGCGTCGGCAACCTGGCGCAGTGCCTCGAGCGCCTGCGCGACTCGGGCTACCTTTCGGCGGGCGCGGCCGCCGACGCCGAGGCGCCGATCGACGGGATCGATTGGCGCGGCCCGACGGCGCTCGTGCTCGGCGGCGAGGGCCGTGGCCTGCGGCGCCTCACCCGCGAGCGCTGCGATCGCCTCTTCCGCATCCCGCTCGCCGCGCCGTTCGACTCGCTCAACGTCTCGGTCGCCGCCGCGATCGCGCTGTACGAGATCGGCCGCGCCCGCAGGGGATGA
- a CDS encoding glycosyltransferase family 39 protein, protein MSRADDGPRTALALAALACGLTLVRLWIAARIGLSPDEAYYWTWSRDLALVYRDHPPLVAWAIALGTSVVDGEIGVRLPAILCGAAAVPATYLVASAVGLGRGAAFLAAGLGAVLPAPAAGALISTPDSLLGLAWLLGGLALARLAKGCDPRHWIALGTALGVGLLAKHSAALLAVSAGALLLFVPATRAALKTRHPWLGLGVAALIASPYFIAEIAAGAPSLSLQLDHLRGALSPGGPVTASVIAERFGGLAGGQLGLLTPPVALLFALSFGRASAARGPLRAVQVAALVPLAAAALAAFGAHPEQNWASLGHPFFAVAAVAAVEARFCGHSRAIWRAVAAGTAIAASAVVHVHAVSPFLPLPPARDPVSRLHGYGGLRAVERYKGGVATIVCDNYGLASELAWTRRDAPAGPAIASADRLPSAALPAGRWLLLDESGDYAERGVEGVPCAARRKIAAIPLRRADGAIVRTVDVYACDPISATLPPA, encoded by the coding sequence GTGTCCCGCGCCGACGACGGCCCCCGCACCGCCCTGGCTCTCGCCGCGCTCGCCTGCGGGCTGACGCTCGTCCGCCTCTGGATCGCCGCGCGGATCGGACTCTCTCCCGACGAGGCGTACTACTGGACGTGGTCGCGCGACCTCGCGCTCGTCTATCGGGATCACCCGCCGCTCGTCGCGTGGGCGATCGCCCTGGGCACGAGCGTGGTCGACGGCGAGATCGGCGTCCGCCTTCCGGCGATCCTGTGCGGCGCGGCCGCGGTGCCGGCGACCTACCTCGTCGCCTCGGCCGTCGGGCTCGGGCGTGGCGCCGCGTTCCTGGCGGCGGGGCTGGGCGCCGTCCTCCCGGCCCCGGCGGCCGGGGCGCTGATCTCGACGCCGGACTCCCTCCTCGGACTCGCGTGGCTGCTCGGCGGGCTCGCGCTCGCGCGCCTCGCGAAAGGCTGCGACCCGCGTCACTGGATCGCGCTGGGCACCGCACTGGGCGTCGGCCTGCTCGCGAAGCACAGCGCCGCCCTCCTCGCCGTCTCGGCCGGCGCGCTCCTGCTCTTCGTCCCCGCGACCCGCGCGGCCCTCAAGACGCGCCACCCCTGGCTCGGCCTGGGCGTCGCCGCGCTGATCGCCTCTCCCTATTTCATCGCCGAGATCGCCGCGGGCGCGCCGTCGCTCTCCCTGCAGCTCGATCACCTCCGCGGGGCCCTGTCGCCCGGCGGCCCCGTCACGGCGTCGGTGATCGCCGAGCGGTTCGGCGGGCTCGCGGGAGGTCAGCTCGGCCTGCTCACGCCGCCCGTCGCGCTCCTGTTCGCGCTCTCCTTCGGCAGGGCGTCCGCGGCGCGCGGTCCGCTTCGCGCCGTGCAGGTCGCGGCGCTCGTCCCCCTGGCCGCGGCCGCGCTCGCCGCGTTCGGCGCGCACCCCGAGCAGAACTGGGCCTCGCTGGGCCACCCGTTCTTCGCCGTCGCCGCGGTCGCGGCCGTCGAGGCGCGCTTCTGCGGGCACAGCCGCGCGATCTGGCGCGCGGTCGCCGCGGGAACGGCGATCGCCGCGAGCGCCGTCGTCCACGTCCACGCCGTCTCGCCGTTCCTCCCCCTGCCGCCCGCGCGGGATCCGGTCTCGCGGCTCCACGGATACGGCGGGCTGCGCGCGGTCGAGCGGTACAAAGGCGGCGTCGCCACTATCGTCTGCGACAACTACGGCCTCGCGAGCGAGCTCGCCTGGACGCGGCGGGACGCGCCCGCCGGGCCCGCGATCGCGAGCGCGGATCGTCTCCCTTCCGCGGCGCTCCCCGCGGGGCGCTGGCTCCTCCTCGACGAGAGCGGCGACTACGCGGAGCGCGGCGTCGAGGGCGTCCCCTGCGCGGCGAGGAGGAAGATCGCGGCGATCCCGCTTCGGCGCGCGGACGGCGCGATCGTCCGAACGGTGGACGTGTACGCGTGCGACCCGATTTCTGCTACTCTTCCGCCCGCATGA